The Parcubacteria group bacterium genome has a window encoding:
- the pcm gene encoding protein-L-isoaspartate O-methyltransferase gives MNTQQELVDHLVHSGVLVTPRIIDAFRDVDRKDFVLSIYDALEIYADHALPIGYGQTISQPFTVAFMCEILQPRAGDHILDVGSGSGWTTTLLAHIVGETGVVRGVEIIPELVSFGAKNLAKYYHKNASIIQSSDAYGLPAYKPYDRILVSAAGTHIPQELVDQLSDDGILVMPVEHEIIRYKKDGGDIDRYEGFSFVPLINPSKNIL, from the coding sequence ATGAACACGCAACAAGAGCTCGTTGATCATTTGGTTCATAGTGGCGTTTTGGTAACTCCTCGTATCATTGATGCGTTCAGAGATGTTGATCGCAAAGATTTTGTGCTGTCGATATATGATGCACTAGAGATCTATGCAGATCATGCATTGCCAATCGGCTATGGGCAAACGATCTCACAACCGTTTACAGTCGCATTTATGTGTGAAATACTGCAACCACGTGCAGGTGATCATATTTTGGATGTGGGGAGCGGTTCAGGCTGGACAACGACGCTATTGGCACATATCGTGGGGGAAACGGGTGTGGTACGAGGTGTAGAGATCATACCTGAACTTGTATCATTTGGAGCAAAAAATCTTGCAAAATATTACCATAAAAACGCATCAATCATACAAAGCAGTGATGCGTATGGGCTACCGGCATATAAACCGTATGATAGAATTCTTGTATCCGCCGCAGGTACGCATATACCGCAAGAATTGGTTGACCAGCTTTCAGATGATGGGATCTTGGTTATGCCTGTAGAACATGAGATCATTCGCTATAAAAAAGATGGTGGTGACATCGATCGCTATGAAGGATTCTCCTTTGTGCCACTGATCAATCCGTCAAAAAATATTTTATAA
- the mltG gene encoding endolytic transglycosylase MltG, whose product MNTKKIIIMIGLGICGVIILSVVYMVFFGKNQLQEESVFVVGKNQTELEIIDKMKKQELIKNKTIFVVTLYLRGKHHAIAPGGYKMQKNMTMWHVINKITSPPDMKWVVIREGLRKEQIGELLADTFGWSEEDVDKWNTVYTKMEIDYLEGTYFPDTYLIPVDEDGLAVAKRMIRRFNEQFEPYIGQFAEQNIKWTTGLTMASIIQREAGGKDDMPLIAGILWNRLKQDMNLEIDATVQYARGKTEEGWWAPITPEDITRIDSPYNTYMYKGLPPHPISNPGVDAIDAVLHPTETECLYYLHDRDREIHCAKTYEEHKENIEKYLQRL is encoded by the coding sequence ATGAATACAAAAAAGATAATCATTATGATTGGGCTAGGCATATGCGGTGTTATTATTTTGTCAGTGGTCTACATGGTATTTTTTGGTAAAAATCAATTACAGGAAGAGAGTGTCTTTGTCGTTGGGAAAAACCAGACAGAATTGGAGATCATAGATAAAATGAAAAAACAAGAGTTGATCAAAAACAAAACGATTTTCGTGGTCACGCTCTATCTCAGAGGTAAACATCATGCGATTGCACCTGGCGGGTACAAGATGCAAAAAAATATGACCATGTGGCACGTGATCAATAAGATCACATCTCCTCCCGATATGAAATGGGTCGTCATACGCGAAGGATTGCGGAAAGAACAAATTGGCGAATTGTTGGCGGATACTTTTGGTTGGAGCGAAGAGGACGTTGATAAATGGAATACTGTGTATACAAAGATGGAAATTGACTATCTGGAGGGGACATATTTTCCCGATACTTATCTCATTCCTGTCGATGAAGATGGCCTGGCGGTTGCTAAACGTATGATACGTCGTTTCAATGAGCAATTTGAGCCGTATATCGGTCAATTTGCCGAGCAAAATATCAAGTGGACAACCGGTCTCACAATGGCGTCGATCATTCAACGAGAGGCAGGCGGAAAGGATGACATGCCACTGATCGCCGGGATCTTGTGGAATCGTCTGAAACAAGATATGAATTTGGAGATCGATGCGACTGTCCAATATGCCCGAGGTAAGACAGAGGAAGGTTGGTGGGCTCCAATTACGCCGGAAGACATCACGAGGATCGATTCTCCGTACAATACATATATGTACAAAGGGTTGCCACCGCATCCGATCTCCAATCCGGGCGTGGATGCAATCGATGCTGTCTTGCATCCTACAGAAACGGAATGCTTGTATTATCTCCATGATCGCGATCGAGAGATCCATTGTGCAAAAACATATGAAGAACACAAAGAAAATATTGAGAAATATTTGCAGCGTTTATAA
- a CDS encoding CARDB domain-containing protein has translation MSASHDHNNENGSEPQKNIVTEQSKKSNNIPKIIIGMLVVVVLILVGALFFVILKNNATDKNDKAPDVQSSENTATSPSMENVAPPAVVPSESTDSTTGTPVTTPSDISSEATQVKKYPDLYIEKYEFNEDPIMGEEFTVKVKIGNKGTANAEDFHWAWYATTNDKECEGKVDSLAVGETIKVECTYTYAGWSLYTTQVVVDSKSEIYESNESNNTATKQITPIHDTAKADLYINEYKFNHPPKSGEAFTVSISIYNQGNAASGSFWWEWWPTSFGKACRVKVDNIVAHGGKTVTCTYTYASWSTYETKAVADADNDVAESNESNNEYS, from the coding sequence ATGTCTGCGTCACACGACCATAATAATGAAAATGGATCAGAACCTCAAAAAAATATTGTGACGGAACAATCAAAAAAATCCAATAATATACCAAAGATCATCATCGGAATGCTTGTTGTGGTCGTTTTGATCCTTGTTGGTGCACTCTTTTTTGTTATATTGAAAAATAACGCGACTGATAAAAATGATAAAGCACCTGACGTGCAATCATCGGAAAATACGGCTACATCACCAAGTATGGAGAATGTCGCACCACCTGCAGTTGTACCAAGCGAATCAACAGATTCTACTACTGGCACACCTGTTACAACACCATCAGATATTTCTTCTGAGGCGACACAGGTTAAGAAATATCCTGATTTATATATTGAAAAATACGAATTTAATGAGGATCCAATCATGGGCGAGGAGTTCACTGTCAAAGTTAAGATTGGCAATAAGGGGACGGCAAATGCGGAGGATTTTCATTGGGCATGGTATGCGACCACAAATGACAAGGAATGTGAAGGTAAGGTTGATAGTTTGGCAGTTGGAGAGACAATAAAAGTTGAGTGCACATATACTTATGCCGGCTGGTCTCTTTACACTACACAGGTGGTTGTAGATTCTAAATCAGAGATCTATGAAAGCAACGAGAGTAACAACACAGCAACAAAACAAATTACACCGATCCATGATACGGCAAAAGCAGATTTATATATCAATGAATACAAATTTAATCATCCGCCAAAATCCGGAGAAGCTTTTACTGTAAGCATATCTATATATAATCAAGGCAATGCGGCATCCGGTTCATTTTGGTGGGAATGGTGGCCGACGTCGTTTGGCAAAGCATGTCGTGTTAAGGTGGATAACATTGTGGCACACGGAGGGAAAACGGTAACGTGTACATATACGTATGCAAGTTGGTCGACGTATGAAACAAAAGCAGTCGCAGATGCTGACAATGATGTGGCCGAAAGCAATGAGAGCAATAATGAGTATTCATAA
- a CDS encoding HAD-IA family hydrolase — MKKYLYILDCDGPLRSVSWQLIYDSYMPISERFDIDFGALCPDLVALKEWFDHDWKNNLMRMGIITERDMQEAVRIFHDHYDQNTHTFPWVAEKTEQMSIHGHVAVLSNSSTASIMQSLNGVKRHIAMIAGHDSVPRSKPHPDGIHQIIDALNADPAYAVMIGDTNADIDAGKKAGIRTVAVSWGLSDTPEALRALGADQIITNPEEFLSLW; from the coding sequence GTGAAAAAATACTTGTACATCTTGGATTGTGACGGTCCTTTGCGATCGGTATCATGGCAATTGATCTATGATTCTTATATGCCGATCAGCGAACGTTTTGACATTGATTTTGGTGCACTGTGTCCCGATCTTGTGGCACTCAAGGAATGGTTCGATCATGATTGGAAAAATAATCTCATGCGCATGGGTATTATTACAGAGAGGGATATGCAAGAGGCAGTGAGAATTTTTCATGACCATTATGATCAAAACACGCACACATTTCCATGGGTTGCAGAGAAAACGGAACAAATGAGTATCCATGGACATGTTGCTGTGCTTTCCAATAGCTCAACAGCAAGCATCATGCAATCACTCAATGGTGTCAAAAGACACATTGCTATGATTGCCGGCCATGATTCTGTCCCACGATCAAAACCGCACCCTGATGGTATTCACCAAATCATTGACGCGTTGAATGCAGATCCTGCATACGCAGTTATGATTGGAGATACCAATGCCGATATTGATGCAGGCAAAAAGGCGGGTATACGCACTGTCGCCGTATCGTGGGGACTCAGTGATACACCGGAAGCATTGCGCGCTCTTGGAGCGGATCAGATCATAACTAATCCAGAAGAGTTTTTGTCACTATGGTGA
- the pyrH gene encoding UMP kinase yields the protein MDAKKTFIVNLGGSLIVPDDINIEFLKDFRALIMQQITEQQQRFVFITGGGKTARRYAQAAQEILQDVNDEDKDWLGIHSTRLNAHLIRTIFRDVAHPRINTNPHDLEDFHQCTQSVMIAAGWKPGFSTDYDSALLARYLGIKKVVNLSNIDYVYDKDPKEFPDAQKIEEMSWAQYREMTTDVWIPGMNAPFDPVAAKFAEKEDLEAVTLKGTNFDNIRAYLNGEKFEGTLIKNN from the coding sequence ATGGATGCAAAAAAAACCTTTATTGTGAACCTTGGCGGATCTTTGATCGTTCCTGATGATATCAATATAGAATTTTTGAAAGACTTTCGCGCTCTGATTATGCAGCAAATTACCGAACAACAGCAACGTTTTGTTTTTATCACCGGAGGAGGCAAGACGGCACGTCGCTATGCGCAAGCGGCACAAGAGATATTGCAAGATGTGAACGACGAAGATAAGGATTGGTTGGGCATTCATTCCACACGTTTAAACGCCCATCTCATTCGCACAATATTTCGCGATGTGGCACATCCGCGTATCAATACCAATCCCCATGATCTGGAAGACTTTCATCAATGTACCCAATCGGTCATGATCGCCGCAGGATGGAAGCCGGGATTTTCCACAGATTATGATTCCGCTCTTCTTGCACGATATCTCGGGATCAAAAAAGTTGTTAACCTTTCCAACATTGATTATGTCTATGATAAAGACCCCAAGGAATTTCCTGATGCCCAAAAGATCGAGGAGATGTCTTGGGCACAATATCGCGAAATGACAACCGACGTCTGGATACCTGGCATGAATGCACCATTTGATCCTGTCGCAGCAAAATTTGCAGAAAAGGAAGATTTGGAAGCGGTGACATTAAAGGGGACAAATTTTGATAATATACGCGCATATCTTAACGGAGAAAAATTTGAAGGAACATTGATCAAAAATAACTGA
- the rpmA gene encoding 50S ribosomal protein L27, producing MAHRKAGGSTRLGRDSESKRLGVKIYGSQKVSAGNVIVRQRGTKIHPGENVARGEDDTIYAKKSGIVKFIDKKVKDFTGKLKKRKFVSVVTK from the coding sequence ATGGCACATAGAAAAGCCGGCGGTTCCACAAGACTTGGCCGTGATTCAGAATCTAAACGTCTTGGAGTAAAGATCTATGGCTCACAAAAAGTTAGTGCGGGCAATGTGATCGTGCGTCAACGTGGCACAAAAATTCATCCGGGAGAAAACGTTGCCCGTGGTGAAGATGATACTATTTATGCAAAGAAATCCGGCATAGTTAAATTCATCGACAAAAAAGTTAAGGATTTTACCGGAAAACTCAAAAAGAGAAAATTCGTCAGTGTTGTGACAAAATAG
- a CDS encoding PIF1 family DEAD/DEAH box helicase produces MKQDLALNILKRGHNVFLTGPAGSGKTFLLNAYIGYLKQNRISYAVTASTGIAATHIGGRTIHSWSGIGIKEDLSEKEIKKIIRNPLVHKRLTKTDVLIIDEISMLHAYQIDLINKILRSARENVKSFGGMQIILSGDFFQLPPVRKNAGTTVQFIDQSQSWKEMDLKVCYLSEQYRQKEDALSRVLSDIRGKCVTEKTHLLLKKATNQKIDSAQERTKLFTHNIDVDRVNNHELHKIKEKSFLYRMVSDGNEKLVEAIKNGCLAPEELILKKGALVMFVRNNFDQGYVNGTIGTVIDFDEDRFPIVKTLHGEEIRVSPEKWLIEEDGEELAQIKQLPLRLAWAITIHKSQGMTLDAAEIDLKKCFEYGMGYVALSRVRTLRDITLLGINDIALQVDPTIFKKDHVFQNISATLEQEEMKKKKVLIHAKPDKKITSSSEKKSHQNSQNMYPHAGKPWKPEDDKRLLACIKKHQSIKTIAKIFGRQEGAIRSRIKKITPK; encoded by the coding sequence ATGAAACAGGATCTTGCATTGAATATATTGAAAAGAGGGCATAATGTCTTTTTAACTGGACCGGCAGGCAGTGGCAAAACATTTTTGCTTAATGCATACATTGGTTATTTAAAACAAAACCGCATTTCCTATGCCGTTACAGCTTCTACAGGTATTGCCGCAACACATATTGGTGGTCGTACGATCCACTCATGGTCGGGCATTGGCATAAAAGAAGATCTGAGCGAAAAAGAAATAAAAAAGATCATCAGAAATCCCCTTGTGCACAAGCGTCTCACAAAGACTGACGTGCTCATCATTGATGAGATTTCCATGCTACATGCGTACCAGATCGATCTGATCAATAAAATCTTACGCAGTGCACGGGAAAATGTAAAATCATTCGGAGGCATGCAGATCATTTTGTCTGGTGATTTTTTTCAATTGCCTCCTGTACGAAAAAACGCCGGGACGACCGTACAATTCATCGATCAATCACAGAGCTGGAAAGAAATGGATTTAAAAGTTTGTTACTTATCAGAGCAATATCGACAAAAAGAAGATGCTCTCTCGCGTGTCTTGTCTGATATAAGAGGGAAGTGTGTAACAGAAAAAACACACCTTTTGCTCAAAAAAGCCACTAATCAAAAAATAGATAGCGCCCAAGAACGCACGAAACTTTTTACGCACAATATTGATGTTGATAGGGTAAATAATCACGAATTGCATAAAATCAAAGAAAAGTCCTTTTTGTATCGGATGGTATCGGATGGTAATGAAAAATTAGTCGAGGCGATCAAAAATGGATGCCTCGCTCCGGAAGAGCTCATTCTCAAAAAAGGCGCACTTGTGATGTTTGTGCGCAATAATTTCGATCAAGGATATGTCAATGGTACGATTGGCACAGTCATTGATTTTGATGAGGATCGTTTTCCGATTGTAAAAACTTTACACGGAGAAGAGATCAGGGTCTCCCCGGAAAAATGGCTCATTGAAGAAGATGGCGAGGAACTAGCACAAATCAAACAACTGCCTCTACGCTTAGCATGGGCGATCACAATACACAAAAGCCAAGGTATGACGCTTGATGCTGCAGAGATTGACCTGAAAAAGTGTTTTGAGTACGGTATGGGTTATGTAGCTCTTTCTCGTGTACGCACATTACGAGATATTACGCTCTTGGGTATAAATGATATTGCTCTGCAAGTCGATCCTACCATTTTCAAAAAAGACCATGTTTTTCAAAATATTTCTGCCACCCTTGAACAGGAAGAGATGAAAAAGAAAAAAGTTTTAATACATGCGAAACCGGATAAAAAAATCACATCTTCATCAGAGAAAAAATCACATCAAAATTCACAAAATATGTATCCTCACGCAGGTAAACCATGGAAACCGGAAGATGATAAGAGACTTTTAGCATGTATCAAAAAACACCAAAGTATCAAAACGATTGCGAAGATATTTGGACGACAAGAAGGTGCCATTCGTTCTCGTATCAAAAAAATAACACCCAAATAA
- a CDS encoding CTP synthase: protein MKKKNRKKYIFVVGGVMSGVGKGITASSIAKIVQSRGFSVTALKVDPYINVDAGTMNPTEHGEVFVLADGDETDQDMGNYERFLGISLPRTNYMTTGRVYQSVIERERRGDYHGKCVEVVPHIPLEIIDRIEKAAKRENAEIIITEIGGTIGEYQNILFLEAARMMKLKYPRDVLFVLVSYVPLPSKVGEMKTKPTQYAARTLNGAGIQPDIIVARSEVPLDDKRKEKIAMSCSVDKKSVISAPDVESIYHVPINFEKDNLSSIVLKKLGLTPRKTDMKEWNTFVQKIESAKKPVKIGIVGKYFETGDFVLSDAYISVIEAIKHAAIHNGCKPELAWLDSTAYEKTPELLQQLKNYDGIVVPGGYGSRGIEGKISVAQYCRENKIPYFGLCYGMQIAVIEYARHVLGLKDAHTAEINPQAKDLVIDIMPEQKKKLLKKDFGGSNRLGAYPAIIKNKSTIAYRAYKSKEISERHRHRYEVNPAYVPRLIDAGIIFPATSPDGILMEIMELPQSVHPFFVATQFHPEFQSAPLRPHPLFMAFVKAAKNKK, encoded by the coding sequence ATGAAGAAAAAAAATAGAAAGAAATATATTTTTGTCGTAGGCGGTGTAATGAGTGGCGTAGGGAAAGGAATCACAGCATCTTCAATCGCCAAAATCGTGCAATCACGTGGTTTTTCGGTGACAGCACTAAAGGTTGATCCCTATATCAATGTTGATGCCGGGACAATGAATCCCACAGAGCATGGCGAGGTATTTGTACTTGCAGATGGTGATGAAACCGATCAAGATATGGGGAATTATGAACGTTTTTTGGGCATATCTTTACCTCGTACCAACTATATGACCACAGGGCGTGTATATCAGTCCGTGATTGAACGTGAGCGTCGTGGCGACTATCACGGCAAATGTGTTGAGGTTGTACCGCATATTCCATTAGAGATCATTGACCGCATAGAAAAAGCAGCCAAAAGGGAAAATGCCGAAATCATTATCACGGAAATTGGCGGTACGATTGGTGAATATCAAAATATTTTGTTCCTGGAAGCGGCACGCATGATGAAACTGAAATATCCTCGCGATGTTCTTTTTGTGTTGGTAAGTTATGTCCCGCTACCAAGCAAGGTTGGGGAGATGAAGACAAAACCAACTCAATACGCAGCACGCACTTTGAATGGTGCCGGCATCCAACCGGATATCATCGTAGCACGATCTGAAGTGCCACTTGATGACAAACGAAAAGAAAAGATCGCCATGAGTTGTAGCGTGGATAAAAAAAGTGTGATCAGTGCGCCGGATGTTGAAAGTATTTATCATGTGCCGATCAATTTTGAAAAAGATAATCTCAGTAGCATCGTTTTGAAAAAACTCGGCCTCACACCGCGCAAAACGGATATGAAGGAATGGAACACATTTGTACAAAAAATCGAAAGTGCAAAAAAACCTGTAAAAATCGGCATTGTGGGCAAGTATTTTGAAACCGGTGATTTTGTGCTTTCTGACGCCTATATCAGTGTAATTGAAGCGATCAAGCATGCAGCCATCCACAATGGTTGCAAACCGGAATTGGCGTGGCTCGACAGTACCGCATATGAAAAAACCCCGGAACTTCTTCAGCAACTCAAAAATTATGATGGCATCGTTGTGCCTGGTGGCTATGGCTCGCGTGGCATAGAAGGGAAGATCAGCGTTGCACAGTATTGTCGTGAGAATAAAATCCCTTATTTTGGATTGTGTTATGGCATGCAGATCGCAGTGATCGAATATGCACGCCACGTTCTTGGACTGAAGGATGCTCATACGGCAGAGATCAATCCTCAAGCAAAAGATCTCGTGATCGATATTATGCCTGAACAAAAGAAAAAACTTCTCAAAAAAGATTTTGGTGGCTCTAATCGACTCGGTGCATATCCTGCGATCATCAAAAATAAATCCACAATCGCATACAGAGCATACAAATCCAAAGAGATCAGTGAAAGACACCGACATCGCTATGAGGTAAATCCTGCGTATGTCCCACGATTGATCGATGCAGGAATTATTTTTCCTGCTACATCACCAGATGGGATCCTTATGGAGATCATGGAACTGCCCCAGTCTGTACATCCGTTTTTTGTTGCTACGCAATTCCATCCGGAATTTCAATCCGCACCATTACGACCACATCCGCTTTTCATGGCTTTCGTCAAAGCAGCAAAAAATAAAAAATAA
- the rplI gene encoding 50S ribosomal protein L9, which yields MILLQDNKKLGKKGDLVTVSDGFAFNSLIPQKIAKPATEQVIAAVKRDEIKRQKEFDAMKERLREDAKKIDKKKVTVYAQAKGDKLFGSVTQKDIATAIGEQLGVQISEKSVLLKTAIKELTTCEVRIDYGYDISAGVIVTVASK from the coding sequence ATGATATTATTACAAGACAATAAGAAGCTCGGAAAAAAAGGTGACCTCGTTACAGTCTCTGACGGTTTTGCTTTTAACAGTCTTATCCCACAAAAAATCGCGAAGCCGGCCACAGAGCAAGTGATTGCAGCAGTAAAACGTGATGAGATAAAGAGGCAAAAAGAATTTGACGCAATGAAAGAGCGTCTGCGTGAAGATGCAAAAAAGATCGATAAAAAGAAAGTTACTGTTTACGCACAAGCAAAAGGCGACAAATTGTTCGGTTCTGTGACACAAAAAGATATTGCCACAGCAATTGGTGAACAATTAGGTGTGCAGATCAGTGAAAAAAGCGTTCTTCTAAAAACTGCGATCAAAGAATTGACAACATGTGAGGTGCGCATCGATTATGGATATGATATTTCTGCTGGAGTAATTGTTACGGTTGCAAGTAAATAG
- the galU gene encoding UTP--glucose-1-phosphate uridylyltransferase GalU, translating into MKRITKAILPVAGFGTRFLPATKAQPKEMLPIVDKPVIQYLVEEAVASGIEEIIFVTGRGKRAIEDHFDTSFELERTLVEKDKHDLLDAVRKISGLAKFSYVRQPEPLGDGHAVLCARHLVHPDESVAVLFGDDIIDGKIPAIKQLIDVFEKYTDPVIALCTVPDEDVHRFGVVDPVKIDDRLFEIRRFVEKPKTQDAPSNLIAVGKYIITPEIFDKLEESVNDKGEIRLANAFVRMIENNRPIYGYEVDGTRYDCGDKFGFVQATIQMGLHHPEIKDRLKKYIKSLKNI; encoded by the coding sequence ATGAAAAGGATCACAAAAGCCATATTACCGGTTGCAGGTTTTGGAACACGTTTCTTGCCAGCAACCAAAGCACAACCAAAAGAAATGTTACCGATTGTTGATAAGCCGGTGATTCAATATTTGGTAGAAGAAGCAGTCGCTTCCGGTATCGAAGAGATCATATTTGTCACTGGTCGTGGCAAGCGTGCAATAGAAGATCACTTTGATACATCATTTGAATTGGAACGTACACTTGTAGAAAAAGACAAGCATGATTTATTGGACGCCGTGCGTAAAATTTCCGGTCTCGCAAAATTTAGTTATGTACGACAACCGGAACCATTGGGAGATGGACATGCGGTTTTATGCGCACGGCATCTCGTGCATCCCGATGAGTCTGTTGCCGTTCTTTTTGGCGATGATATCATTGATGGAAAAATCCCCGCAATCAAACAATTGATCGACGTCTTTGAAAAATACACTGATCCGGTCATTGCCTTATGTACCGTGCCGGACGAAGATGTACACCGTTTTGGCGTTGTGGATCCCGTAAAAATCGATGATCGACTTTTTGAAATTCGTCGGTTTGTCGAAAAACCAAAGACTCAAGATGCACCATCAAATTTGATCGCAGTGGGGAAGTATATTATTACACCGGAGATATTTGATAAATTGGAAGAATCGGTCAACGATAAGGGAGAAATTCGTCTCGCCAATGCCTTTGTGCGCATGATCGAAAATAATCGACCAATTTACGGTTATGAGGTGGATGGCACGCGCTATGATTGTGGTGATAAATTCGGTTTCGTACAAGCGACAATTCAAATGGGATTACACCATCCAGAAATCAAGGATCGTCTAAAAAAATATATTAAATCATTAAAAAATATATAA
- a CDS encoding sugar phosphate nucleotidyltransferase yields the protein MKKKTIKKSKRKVQMKGIILAGGTGSRLWPLTDQTSKQMLPVGRVPMIFHPLNVLLKAGIKDILIITSPQHSGSFVNMLEPLLRPYGISIFSSVQQIPAGLPEAFTIGAPFIGEDNVTMILGDNIFEDVEAIADAVKKFRKGGCIFAKKVPDPERFAVATVNKKGIVTNIVEKPIKPESSLAIPGAYIYDNDVINVAKTLTPSERGEYEIVDLHNYYLQKGTLQLHEIAGEWLDAGTIESWHEANVLAIKKGFVEKFDPILLEALHKGFDRNKAIGKAQLHACRDID from the coding sequence ATGAAGAAAAAAACCATCAAAAAATCCAAAAGGAAGGTGCAAATGAAAGGTATTATATTAGCCGGAGGAACAGGGTCGCGATTGTGGCCTCTCACAGATCAAACATCAAAACAGATGTTGCCGGTCGGTCGTGTGCCGATGATTTTTCATCCGCTCAATGTGTTGCTCAAGGCAGGCATTAAGGATATTCTCATCATCACATCACCGCAACACAGTGGCAGTTTTGTAAACATGCTTGAACCACTTTTACGTCCATATGGCATATCCATCTTTTCATCCGTCCAGCAGATTCCCGCCGGATTACCGGAAGCATTCACAATTGGTGCACCGTTCATCGGGGAAGATAATGTGACGATGATCCTGGGAGATAATATTTTTGAGGATGTGGAGGCAATTGCTGATGCAGTCAAAAAATTTCGCAAAGGTGGCTGTATTTTTGCCAAAAAAGTGCCGGATCCGGAACGGTTTGCTGTTGCGACAGTGAACAAAAAGGGCATTGTCACAAACATCGTAGAAAAACCCATCAAACCGGAAAGCAGTCTCGCAATTCCCGGAGCATACATTTATGATAATGACGTGATTAACGTGGCGAAAACTCTCACGCCATCAGAGCGCGGAGAGTACGAAATTGTTGATCTGCACAATTATTATCTACAGAAAGGTACTCTGCAATTGCATGAGATCGCGGGTGAATGGTTGGATGCAGGAACAATCGAATCATGGCACGAGGCAAATGTTCTTGCGATCAAGAAAGGGTTTGTAGAAAAGTTCGACCCAATTCTTTTGGAAGCGCTACACAAAGGCTTTGACCGCAATAAAGCGATCGGCAAGGCGCAATTGCATGCATGTCGTGATATAGATTGA